One window of the Synechococcus sp. CC9311 genome contains the following:
- the fabG gene encoding 3-oxoacyl-[acyl-carrier-protein] reductase, translated as MSSSASLDGQTALVTGASRGIGRAVALALAAEGAEVVVNYASSSDAAEAVVAEIQAKGGSAYALQADVADEASVDDLIKTVLKRSERIDVLVNNAGITRDGLLMRMKTEDWQAVINLNLTGVFLCTRAVTRPMLKQRSGRIINITSVVGLMGNAGQANYAAAKAGVVGLTRSSAKEMASRGITVNAVAPGFIATDMTKDLEADAILSAIPLGRFGSPDQVAGAVRFLAADPAAAYITGQVLQVDGGMVMS; from the coding sequence ATGAGTTCATCCGCTTCTCTTGACGGTCAAACCGCTCTTGTTACAGGTGCAAGTCGTGGCATCGGACGTGCAGTGGCCTTGGCTTTGGCCGCTGAGGGTGCAGAAGTGGTGGTGAATTACGCCAGTTCTTCTGATGCGGCTGAGGCAGTGGTTGCCGAAATTCAGGCCAAGGGCGGCTCCGCTTATGCCCTCCAGGCCGATGTTGCTGATGAGGCTTCGGTGGACGATTTGATTAAAACGGTGTTGAAGCGAAGTGAACGCATCGACGTGCTGGTGAATAACGCGGGGATTACGCGGGACGGCTTGTTGATGAGGATGAAAACCGAGGATTGGCAGGCGGTGATCAATCTCAATCTCACTGGAGTCTTTCTCTGTACGAGGGCCGTGACACGCCCAATGTTGAAACAGCGGAGTGGTCGCATCATCAACATCACCTCGGTGGTTGGGCTGATGGGCAACGCCGGACAAGCCAATTACGCAGCAGCCAAAGCCGGCGTTGTGGGACTGACGCGAAGTAGCGCCAAGGAGATGGCAAGCCGTGGAATCACGGTGAATGCCGTGGCACCTGGTTTCATTGCCACTGATATGACGAAAGACCTTGAGGCAGATGCCATCCTTTCTGCCATTCCTTTGGGACGGTTTGGATCCCCTGATCAGGTGGCTGGAGCTGTGAGGTTCTTAGCTGCTGACCCTGCCGCTGCTTACATCACGGGGCAAGTGCTTCAGGTGGATGGTGGGATGGTCATGAGTTGA
- a CDS encoding TrkA family potassium uptake protein, translated as MKRPRRRSKQRRRLQRYPLQFYRPQLGQLARPWLLPVVALAIVILGGAIGYRITEGWDWGDCLWMVLITISTIGYGEVEPLSQAGRLVTVLIVAGGIVVVQLSIQKVLGLTESGYFRQLRELRFRRNLRRMQNHVILCGYGRIGREIAEQLLLETVPVLVVEMDSARRQAAEERGLPVLQADATLDETLLEAGLHRCRSLVAALPSDAANLYVTLSARGLEPGCRLIARADSEEAAAKLELAGATVVVSPYVAGGRVMAATALRPLAVDFMDLLSGSEFEIEEFRLSRDPLLVGHLASKSLSELQLGRRSGAMVLAIRDGSSLKGNPSGEELLGPGQLLVVMGSQKQLELFRNLLGDAIDTIETMRRT; from the coding sequence ATGAAGAGGCCACGACGGAGGTCGAAACAACGCCGTCGGCTTCAGCGCTATCCCTTGCAGTTTTACCGCCCTCAGCTAGGCCAGCTGGCAAGGCCATGGCTGTTACCTGTCGTTGCCCTGGCCATCGTGATCTTGGGCGGAGCGATTGGTTATCGGATCACGGAGGGATGGGATTGGGGTGATTGCTTGTGGATGGTGCTGATCACAATCAGCACCATTGGTTATGGAGAAGTGGAACCGCTCTCCCAGGCCGGGCGGCTGGTGACGGTTTTGATCGTGGCAGGAGGCATCGTTGTGGTGCAGCTCTCGATTCAAAAGGTTCTTGGCCTGACAGAATCCGGATACTTCCGTCAATTGCGGGAGTTGAGATTTCGCCGAAACTTACGGCGTATGCAGAACCATGTGATTCTCTGCGGGTATGGCCGCATTGGTCGGGAGATTGCTGAACAGCTGCTCCTGGAGACCGTTCCTGTGCTTGTGGTGGAGATGGATTCTGCTCGGCGACAGGCGGCTGAGGAACGCGGTTTACCTGTGCTGCAGGCTGATGCCACCCTCGATGAAACTCTTTTAGAGGCTGGACTTCATCGCTGTCGCAGCTTGGTGGCGGCCTTGCCCAGTGATGCTGCCAATCTGTATGTCACGCTCAGCGCTCGAGGCTTAGAGCCTGGATGCCGGTTAATCGCTCGAGCCGATAGCGAGGAAGCAGCAGCAAAACTCGAACTCGCTGGAGCCACGGTTGTGGTGAGTCCTTATGTCGCTGGGGGAAGGGTGATGGCAGCAACAGCTCTGAGGCCCTTGGCGGTGGACTTCATGGATTTGTTATCTGGGTCGGAATTTGAAATTGAAGAATTTCGGTTAAGTCGTGATCCCTTGCTTGTTGGTCACTTGGCCAGCAAGAGCTTGTCGGAGCTCCAGCTGGGCCGCCGAAGTGGGGCCATGGTTCTGGCCATCCGTGACGGCAGTTCATTGAAGGGAAATCCCAGCGGGGAAGAGCTGCTGGGTCCTGGTCAACTTCTTGTGGTGATGGGGAGCCAGAAGCAGTTGGAGCTATTCCGCAATTTGTTGGGTGATGCCATCGACACAATTGAAACCATGCGGCGCACTTAG